The Desmodus rotundus isolate HL8 chromosome 3, HLdesRot8A.1, whole genome shotgun sequence genome includes a region encoding these proteins:
- the LOC128780396 gene encoding keratin, type I cytoskeletal 18-like has product MPLPVLGNHQLSGRPVLPAKSPSYRVWPTSSAASVYAGTGAQAPRSPWPAPPAWGSGGLAAGMAGGLVGIRGIQSEKETMQCLNDHLASYLERVRSLEADNQRLKRKIWEQRRRDPRSETWGHYFKIIEDLRAQIFANSLDNACIVLQMENAPLVANDLRVKYEAELAMRQSVENDINGLQKVIDDTNITQLQLETEIEALKEELLFMKNHEEEESEGQLGEQPGDTLCHTDGTAQWDPAAPGVRLAQTRAEGQHQAQECEALLNIKVKLEAEIATYCSLLEEGEDFNLVDALDKNPSLQIIKDHNLQDCGRQSGWCLKPMTPCVIEALKAAEVGHLGGGRRPIKSSEFI; this is encoded by the exons ATGCCGCTCCCTGTCCTCGGAAACCACCAGCTCTCTGGCCGTCCTGTGCTCCCAGCTAAG TCGCCCAGCTACCGGGTCTGGCCCACCAGCAGCGCGGCCAGCGTCTATGCAGGCACTGGGGCTCAGGCTCCCAGATCTCCATGGCCTGCTCCACCAGCTTGGGGATCcgggggcctggctgcagggatggCCGGGGGTCTAGTGGGCATAAGGGGCATCCAGAGCGAGAAGGAGACTATGCAATGCCTGAATGACCACCTGGCCTCCTAcctggagagggtgagaagcctggaggctgataatcagagactaaagagaaaaatctgggAACAGAGAAGAAGGGACCCCAGGTCAGAAACTTGGGGGCATTATTTCAAGATCATTGAGGACCTGAGGGCTCAGATCTTTGCGAATTCTTTGGACAATGCCTGCATTGTTCTGCAGATGGAGAATGCCCCTCTTGTTGCCAATGACCTCAGAGTCAAGTATGAGGCAGAGCTGGCCATGCGCCAGTCGGTGGAAAATGACATCAATGGGCTCCAAAAGGTCATTGATGACACCAATATCACTCAgctgcagctggagacagagatcGAGGCTCTCAAGGAAGAACTGCTCTTCATGAAGAACCACGAGGAGGAA GAATCTGAAGGCCAGCTTGGAGAACAGCCTGGAGATACACTATGCCATACAGATGGAACAGCTCAATGGgatcctgctgcacctggagtcaggcTGGCCCAGACCCGGGCAGAGgggcagcaccaggcccaggagtGTGAGGCCCTGCTGAACATCAAGGTCAAGCTGGAGGCTGAGATTGCCACCTACTGCAGCCtactggaagaaggggaggacttCAATCTTGTTGATGCCCTGGACAAGAACCCCTCCTTACAAATCATAAAAGACCACAACCTGCAGGACTGTGGACGGCAGAGTGGTTGGTGTCTGAAGCCAATGACACCATGTGTCATTGAGGCattaaaggcagcagaagtgggGCACCTCggagggggcaggaggccaaTTAAAAGTTCAGAGTTCATTTGA